The Anabaena sp. WA102 genome contains a region encoding:
- a CDS encoding formylglycine-generating enzyme family protein, with protein sequence MSRQFDQFITTLEKKLNLTGTEIAETLWLAQQTCTHVSIDKKPTPQKQPPTNNELEDIPQYIPPQTPNLKTPPTTLIERKPPQIPIFTKTSDSYPDSGLSINIPDVSSLPYPRKIAKALRSLIQYIAYGKAVLLNEKATVELMAELNGICIPILEPRRELKFDLLFLIDESDSMIFWQRIIKELQQIFKHYGIFRNIQTFGILKDNQGKIYLKQGIGKKRYSPQKLIDPTGRRIIFIVSDCVSEIWRNGTAFNLLKIWGKHNIVAIVQMLPERMWLRTALSSGAMVQLNSSAYTVANRNLSIKEILIWDDINFHKSIKVPVFSLTQDSIKTWSKMVICKGTIGAGGFAFSDIVKQEKQQEPQTQDIPQISLSNEERVYQFRISSSPLARNLVSLLASAPVINLPVVRLIQKNFLPQSEKIVHVIAEVFLGGILKPTKEITPDTHPDYVEYRFIDEEIRDIFLQDSCQMDSEQIINKISEYIAKQLGKNRKEFQALLKNPQELEKLKNEKNLQNLNFEYFATITVKVLKRLGGAYALLADEIEQSQYLQSDNNNQAFFEFSFEVATITITNLQPFKFEVATIEPKQTGGFLGFGQKTELIVKRRRQQSQYFIENLENRVQLEMVEIPGGSFQMGAPQTEKDSSDSERPQHQVNVPTFFMGKYPVTQPQWKAVAALPRVNRELKPNPSHFKGDGSTSLTNHRPVEQVSWYDAVEFCDRLSQYTGKTYCLPSEAEWEYACRAGTTTPFHFGETITTDLANYNGNQTYGQGSEGEYREKTTEVGSFQVANNFGLYDMHGNVWEWCLDDWHDNYQGASTDGSVWFNSDDKLNDKSRRAVLRGGSCIDNPPSCRSASRLFIRRVERGSVNFSIGFRVVCAVGRILQ encoded by the coding sequence ATGAGTAGGCAATTTGACCAATTCATCACCACATTAGAAAAAAAATTAAATCTAACTGGTACAGAAATTGCCGAAACTCTCTGGTTAGCACAACAAACTTGTACTCATGTTTCTATTGATAAAAAACCAACTCCACAGAAACAACCACCAACAAATAATGAACTTGAAGATATACCTCAATATATACCGCCACAAACCCCAAACCTAAAAACTCCACCAACAACACTCATTGAACGAAAACCACCTCAAATTCCTATTTTTACCAAAACATCAGATTCCTATCCCGATAGTGGTTTATCAATAAATATTCCTGATGTTTCCTCCCTTCCATATCCCCGCAAAATTGCTAAAGCATTACGTTCTTTAATTCAATATATTGCCTATGGTAAAGCAGTCTTATTAAATGAAAAAGCCACCGTCGAACTTATGGCTGAATTAAACGGTATTTGTATTCCTATTCTTGAACCACGCAGAGAATTAAAATTTGATTTATTATTCCTTATAGATGAAAGTGATTCTATGATTTTTTGGCAACGCATTATCAAAGAATTACAACAGATTTTCAAACATTATGGCATATTTCGCAATATTCAAACCTTTGGCATCCTCAAAGATAATCAAGGAAAGATTTATTTAAAACAAGGAATAGGTAAAAAAAGATATTCTCCTCAAAAATTAATTGATCCTACTGGTCGTAGAATTATCTTCATAGTCAGTGATTGTGTTAGTGAAATTTGGCGTAATGGCACAGCTTTTAATCTATTAAAGATTTGGGGAAAACATAATATTGTCGCCATTGTGCAAATGTTACCGGAAAGAATGTGGTTAAGAACTGCCTTAAGTTCAGGGGCAATGGTACAGTTAAATAGTTCAGCTTATACAGTTGCAAATCGTAATTTATCTATTAAAGAAATTTTAATTTGGGATGATATTAATTTTCACAAATCCATTAAAGTTCCTGTTTTTAGTCTCACACAAGATTCTATAAAAACTTGGAGTAAAATGGTTATATGCAAAGGAACTATTGGTGCTGGTGGTTTTGCCTTTTCAGACATAGTTAAACAAGAAAAACAACAAGAACCACAAACACAAGATATACCTCAAATATCATTATCCAATGAAGAACGAGTATATCAATTTCGCATCAGTTCTTCACCTCTAGCCAGAAATTTAGTCAGTTTATTAGCATCTGCACCTGTAATTAATTTACCTGTAGTCCGATTAATTCAAAAAAATTTCCTACCTCAATCGGAAAAAATAGTTCATGTCATAGCTGAAGTATTCTTAGGAGGAATTTTAAAACCCACGAAAGAAATTACACCAGATACCCATCCAGATTATGTTGAATATCGCTTTATTGATGAAGAAATAAGAGATATTTTTCTTCAAGATAGTTGCCAAATGGATTCCGAGCAAATAATTAATAAAATTTCTGAATATATTGCTAAACAACTGGGGAAAAATCGCAAAGAATTTCAGGCTTTACTTAAAAATCCACAGGAATTAGAAAAACTCAAAAACGAAAAAAATCTTCAAAACTTAAATTTTGAATATTTTGCTACTATTACTGTCAAAGTTTTAAAACGGTTAGGAGGAGCTTATGCTCTGCTTGCTGATGAAATTGAACAATCGCAATATTTACAAAGTGATAATAACAATCAAGCATTCTTTGAATTTTCCTTTGAAGTCGCAACCATCACCATCACCAATCTACAACCGTTTAAATTTGAAGTAGCCACCATTGAACCAAAACAAACAGGTGGCTTCTTAGGATTCGGACAAAAAACAGAATTAATAGTTAAACGTCGTCGTCAACAATCTCAGTATTTTATCGAAAATTTGGAGAATAGAGTCCAGTTAGAAATGGTAGAGATTCCAGGGGGTAGTTTTCAGATGGGCGCTCCGCAAACAGAAAAAGATAGCAGTGATAGTGAACGCCCTCAACACCAAGTGAATGTTCCCACCTTCTTTATGGGCAAATACCCAGTGACCCAACCACAATGGAAAGCTGTAGCTGCACTTCCACGAGTCAACCGTGAACTAAAACCAAATCCATCTCATTTTAAAGGTGATGGTTCGACTTCGCTCACCAACCATCGTCCTGTTGAGCAAGTTTCTTGGTATGATGCGGTGGAATTTTGCGATCGCCTTTCTCAATATACAGGTAAAACCTACTGCCTTCCCAGTGAAGCTGAATGGGAATATGCCTGTCGAGCGGGGACTACTACACCGTTTCACTTTGGAGAGACGATAACAACGGATTTGGCTAACTATAATGGCAATCAAACTTATGGTCAAGGATCTGAAGGAGAATATCGAGAAAAAACAACAGAAGTAGGGAGTTTTCAAGTAGCCAATAACTTCGGATTATATGATATGCACGGAAATGTATGGGAGTGGTGTTTGGATGACTGGCATGATAATTATCAAGGAGCGTCCACAGATGGAAGTGTATGGTTTAATAGTGATGATAAACTAAACGACAAGTCAAGACGTGCTGTACTGCGGGGCGGTTCTTGTATCGACAATCCTCCTAGCTGCCGTTCCGCGTCTCGCCTCTTCATCCGTAGGGTCGAGCGCGGCAGCGTCAACTTCAGTATTGGTTTTCGTGTTGTTTGCGCTGTTGGGAGGATTCTTCAGTAG
- a CDS encoding EAD6 domain-containing conflict system protein, protein MSSSSTKIKLTVVQLDLVNSSKSFQDIHNKYNLGAEALAIFIKQIEDIISTAFNQSIENRKIKTHLTKIETPLADGCRLTFESVENAYDFVKIFCEIVDKRNQKPGIDQWCFRIGAATDDIVYDPERPNQMIGNVFMVVKELESGAFPGWLFVDKMTYNELSQDKFSKQSFKNKHDEFREAYGYPMLENYVQPIKPIIWTDDDNKQVLIKILQDVFTEEELKTICENNTSKLKGNPYDAITGNTVNARYSSLVNHLIRKGLIDSFLDILCKSSEHFADLVKSLRG, encoded by the coding sequence ATGTCATCTTCGTCTACTAAGATTAAACTAACTGTAGTTCAACTTGATCTGGTTAACTCATCAAAGTCTTTTCAAGATATACACAATAAATACAATTTAGGTGCTGAGGCTCTAGCAATATTTATTAAACAAATTGAAGACATTATTTCTACAGCTTTTAATCAATCAATTGAAAATCGAAAAATTAAAACTCACCTTACCAAAATTGAAACTCCTCTAGCAGATGGTTGTAGACTTACATTTGAATCTGTTGAAAATGCCTATGATTTTGTGAAAATATTTTGCGAAATAGTTGACAAACGTAACCAAAAACCTGGTATAGATCAGTGGTGTTTTCGCATTGGTGCAGCAACAGATGATATTGTTTATGATCCTGAACGTCCTAATCAAATGATTGGAAATGTTTTCATGGTAGTTAAAGAATTGGAATCTGGTGCATTTCCTGGTTGGTTATTTGTTGATAAAATGACCTATAATGAACTTTCTCAAGATAAGTTCTCTAAACAATCTTTTAAAAATAAACATGATGAGTTCAGAGAGGCTTATGGTTATCCAATGCTTGAGAATTATGTACAACCTATTAAACCTATTATATGGACAGATGACGACAACAAACAAGTATTAATTAAAATTCTTCAAGATGTATTTACAGAAGAAGAATTAAAAACTATATGTGAAAATAATACGAGTAAACTGAAAGGAAATCCTTATGATGCAATTACTGGGAATACAGTTAATGCTAGATATAGTTCTTTAGTTAATCATTTAATTAGAAAAGGACTAATAGATAGTTTTTTAGACATACTTTGTAAATCCAGTGAACACTTTGCTGATTTAGTAAAATCTTTACGAGGATAA
- a CDS encoding formylglycine-generating enzyme family protein, with the protein MSIIVINRTRKTGKYYIEDLGNGIQLEMIMIPGGTFMMGSPETEEGSTDDERPQHPVTIKGFCLGKYQVTQAQWKAVAAFPQVNRELKPNPSYFTGDNRPVEQVSWYDAVEFCSRLSQYTGRTYRLPSEAEWEYACRAGTTTPFHFGETITTDLANYDGGSSYGQGSEGVYREETTEVGSFEVANNFGLYDMHGNVWEWCQDHWHSNYEGAPTDGSVWLNNEKGTNIKLLRGGSWDYDPDYCRSAYRGSDYLALNNLNIGFRVVCSGAART; encoded by the coding sequence ATGTCAATAATAGTTATAAACCGGACACGGAAGACAGGAAAATATTATATAGAAGACTTGGGTAATGGTATTCAATTAGAAATGATAATGATTCCTGGTGGTACTTTTATGATGGGTTCACCAGAAACAGAAGAAGGTAGCACTGATGATGAACGTCCTCAGCACCCAGTCACTATCAAAGGCTTTTGTCTGGGTAAATATCAAGTCACACAGGCACAATGGAAGGCTGTAGCTGCATTTCCACAAGTAAACCGTGAACTAAAACCAAATCCATCTTATTTTACAGGTGATAATCGCCCTGTAGAGCAAGTTTCTTGGTATGATGCGGTGGAATTTTGCTCACGCCTTTCTCAATATACAGGTAGAACCTACCGTTTACCTAGTGAAGCTGAATGGGAATATGCCTGTCGAGCGGGGACTACTACACCATTTCACTTTGGAGAGACGATAACAACGGATTTGGCTAACTATGATGGTGGAAGTTCTTATGGTCAAGGATCTGAAGGAGTTTATAGAGAAGAAACAACAGAAGTAGGAAGTTTTGAAGTAGCTAATAACTTTGGCTTATACGATATGCACGGCAATGTCTGGGAGTGGTGTCAAGACCATTGGCATAGTAACTATGAAGGTGCGCCAACAGATGGAAGCGTATGGTTAAATAATGAAAAGGGTACTAACATAAAGCTGCTGCGCGGTGGTTCGTGGGACTACGATCCTGACTATTGCCGTTCTGCTTATCGCGGCTCCGACTACCTCGCTCTCAACAACCTCAATATTGGTTTTCGGGTTGTATGTAGTGGTGCGGCGAGGACTTAA
- a CDS encoding AAA family ATPase: protein MTEHQTENNSQNNKDWYLFYGDGQNHNINIKEKMKSPPPWRKFLEIQGQELLEVETRWKNIQELANSCENKRGQEKGERFRVSSQLTAGNDDDSEDNPNINKITVLDAVNAAILLRRPLLVTGNPGSGKTSLAYAIAHELKLGTVLSWPITSRTTLQDGLYAYDAIARLQDYQLSKDNQTQNKSFDIGNYITLGALGTAFLPSLYPRVLLIDEIDKSDINLPNDLLHLFEEGKFSITELVRWADTSHTETSKIEANRTVTVRTEDVNIKVTINAGRVHCSEFPIIIMTSNGERDFPPAFVRRCLRVRMPDPDPEYLKNIIASHFDGDSYEETKKATNDLITAFRNKEATERATDQLLNAIYMRNNLNPESFTEDLQELLFKSLSDTDEQ from the coding sequence ATGACTGAACATCAAACAGAAAACAACTCACAAAACAACAAAGACTGGTATTTATTCTATGGTGATGGACAAAATCATAATATAAATATCAAGGAAAAAATGAAATCTCCTCCACCTTGGCGGAAATTTTTAGAAATTCAAGGTCAAGAATTATTAGAAGTTGAAACCCGGTGGAAAAACATTCAAGAATTAGCCAACTCTTGCGAAAATAAAAGAGGTCAAGAAAAAGGTGAAAGATTTCGCGTTTCTAGTCAACTAACCGCAGGAAATGATGATGATAGTGAAGACAATCCTAATATTAATAAAATCACAGTATTAGATGCGGTTAATGCTGCTATATTGTTACGAAGGCCGCTTTTAGTTACAGGAAATCCTGGATCTGGTAAAACTTCTTTAGCTTATGCGATCGCTCATGAATTAAAATTAGGAACTGTATTAAGTTGGCCTATTACTTCCCGTACTACCCTCCAAGATGGATTATATGCTTATGATGCGATCGCCCGACTTCAAGATTATCAACTATCTAAAGACAATCAAACCCAAAATAAATCATTTGATATTGGCAATTATATCACATTAGGAGCATTGGGTACAGCATTTTTACCATCTCTTTATCCCAGAGTTTTATTAATTGATGAAATTGATAAAAGTGACATCAACTTACCTAATGATTTATTACATCTATTTGAAGAAGGTAAATTTTCTATCACTGAATTAGTCCGTTGGGCTGATACTTCTCATACAGAAACATCTAAAATAGAAGCAAATAGAACTGTAACAGTGCGGACAGAAGATGTAAACATTAAAGTTACAATTAACGCAGGTAGAGTACATTGTTCAGAATTTCCCATTATTATTATGACTAGTAATGGAGAAAGAGACTTTCCTCCCGCATTTGTGCGGCGCTGTTTACGGGTAAGAATGCCTGATCCTGATCCAGAATATTTAAAAAATATCATTGCATCTCATTTTGATGGTGATAGTTATGAAGAAACTAAAAAAGCAACAAATGATCTCATAACAGCCTTTAGAAACAAAGAAGCAACAGAACGGGCAACAGATCAATTATTAAATGCTATTTATATGAGAAATAACCTGAATCCTGAATCTTTTACTGAAGATTTACAAGAGTTGTTGTTTAAATCCTTATCTGATACTGATGAACAATAA
- a CDS encoding EAD6 domain-containing conflict system protein gives MTDEQKQVLIKILQNVFTEEELKTICENNTSQLQGNPYDAITGNTVNARYSSLVNHLIRGGLINSFLDILCQDSERFANLVQSLRSQTTIQNANNIVDYLFVIVKPQTNQKFYIEAQLARFINNQTKQKKDDYELPIQIQQPEDGCEKKHIIGVLDKIIQEMYKTTRDHDMQLSRLPIIELFLPINLLSEGFDSREIMDEWGKKTPIGKLYPVIIRSYDRFLHNEKNKARLKLAWQPQWESLEKIINDNNAQQFINIIKNNNTYVRFIDDPLPNQKKRIELFQEILSKGFPLCLWTRYKTIDNNVVKKFETIFAIDLNDTNNFCKIYRIYQNIHDIRINNMKTKSDFGYNLGVLFDHDKIPTGANQLISPNMARLIKKEKNND, from the coding sequence ATGACTGACGAACAAAAACAAGTATTAATTAAAATTCTTCAAAATGTATTTACAGAAGAAGAATTAAAAACTATATGTGAAAATAATACAAGTCAACTGCAAGGAAATCCTTATGATGCAATTACTGGGAATACAGTTAATGCTAGATATAGTTCTTTAGTTAATCATTTAATTAGAGGAGGACTAATAAATAGTTTTTTAGACATACTTTGTCAAGACAGTGAACGCTTTGCTAATTTAGTACAATCTTTGCGAAGTCAGACAACAATTCAAAATGCAAATAATATTGTTGATTATCTTTTTGTTATTGTAAAACCTCAAACTAATCAAAAGTTTTACATAGAAGCACAATTGGCACGTTTTATTAATAATCAAACTAAACAAAAAAAGGATGACTATGAACTTCCAATTCAAATACAACAACCAGAAGATGGTTGCGAGAAAAAACATATTATTGGTGTTTTAGATAAAATTATCCAAGAGATGTACAAAACAACAAGAGATCATGATATGCAATTATCTAGACTACCAATTATAGAATTATTTTTACCCATTAATCTTTTAAGCGAAGGTTTTGATAGTAGAGAAATTATGGATGAGTGGGGTAAAAAAACACCAATTGGTAAATTATATCCTGTAATTATACGTTCTTATGATAGATTTTTACACAATGAGAAAAACAAAGCAAGATTAAAACTTGCATGGCAACCACAATGGGAAAGTTTAGAAAAAATTATTAATGATAATAATGCTCAACAATTTATAAATATTATTAAAAATAATAACACTTATGTTAGGTTTATTGATGACCCATTACCAAATCAAAAAAAAAGAATTGAGTTATTTCAAGAAATTTTGTCTAAAGGTTTTCCTTTGTGTTTATGGACTAGATATAAAACAATTGATAATAATGTAGTTAAAAAATTTGAAACAATTTTTGCTATAGACTTGAATGATACAAATAATTTTTGCAAAATATATAGGATCTATCAAAACATTCATGATATTCGGATAAATAACATGAAAACAAAAAGTGACTTTGGTTACAATTTAGGAGTATTATTTGATCATGATAAAATACCAACGGGAGCAAATCAACTAATATCTCCTAATATGGCTAGATTAATTAAAAAGGAGAAAAACAATGACTGA
- a CDS encoding Pycsar system effector family protein, with protein sequence MDDVSSKLIAISQNVNDWLKFAEAKNGILLAFSGTAITATITILSTAQSLPNSLKIGLLLTTIILCICALACSLSFLPRTNLERILGLRRNLNNTNPDKDNLWFFGHLHKYKPIELLEALNKHYFDSKLNNIPYKKEYQDIAAQITVNAEITFLKFRIFTYAIYVLIAAILVIPCFVLLSLVIYRHL encoded by the coding sequence ATGGATGATGTCTCTTCTAAGCTCATAGCAATTTCCCAAAATGTGAATGACTGGCTGAAGTTTGCAGAGGCTAAGAATGGTATTCTTTTGGCTTTTTCTGGCACTGCGATTACTGCTACTATAACCATTTTATCCACAGCACAAAGTCTGCCTAATTCATTAAAAATTGGGTTATTATTAACAACAATTATTCTTTGTATTTGTGCTTTAGCTTGCTCCTTATCTTTTTTACCTAGAACCAATTTAGAGCGTATTTTAGGGTTGCGACGTAACTTAAATAATACTAATCCAGATAAAGATAATTTATGGTTTTTCGGACATTTGCATAAATACAAGCCAATTGAATTGTTAGAGGCACTGAATAAGCATTATTTTGACAGTAAATTAAATAATATACCTTACAAAAAAGAATATCAAGATATTGCTGCACAAATAACTGTGAATGCTGAAATTACTTTTCTGAAATTTCGGATTTTTACCTATGCAATATATGTTTTGATTGCTGCTATTTTGGTAATTCCCTGTTTTGTTTTGCTTAGTTTGGTTATTTATCGTCATTTGTAA